The following are from one region of the Streptomyces changanensis genome:
- a CDS encoding glycoside hydrolase family 13 protein: MAAPDTPRTDDWWRDAVIYQVYPRSFADGDGDGTGDLAGVRARLPYLAELGVDAVWFTPWYASPMVDGGYDVADYRAIDPAFGTLEEAEKLIAEAAELGLRVIVDIVPNHVSDQHAWFRAALAAGPGSPERARFHFRPGRGEHGELPPNDWPSQFSGNTWTRVPDGEWYLHLFTPEQPDLNWSHPDVRREHEDVLRFWFERGVAGVRIDSAALLTKDPGLRDFVEGVDPHPYIDQDEIHDIYRSWRAIADEYGGVFVGEVWLPDAERFARYLRPDELHTAFNFNFLACPWEPDRLRSVIDATLAEHAPVKAPATWVLCNHDVTRTATRYGREDTGFDFAKKRFGTPTDLELGTRRARAAALLTLALPGSVYLYQGEELGLPEADIPLDRIQDPMHFRSGGTDPGRDGCRVPLPWEADAPSYGFGSGGTEPWLPQPADWARYAVDCQAADPGSMLTLYRTALELRRTEVGLGDGPMGWLPSPEGVLSFARAENLLCVVNLAGHAVPLPPHTDVLLASDELPADGTLPPDTAVWLRT, from the coding sequence GTGGCAGCCCCTGACACCCCCCGCACCGACGACTGGTGGCGCGACGCCGTCATCTACCAGGTGTACCCGCGCAGCTTCGCCGACGGCGACGGCGACGGCACCGGTGACCTCGCGGGCGTCCGGGCGAGACTGCCCTATCTCGCCGAACTCGGTGTCGACGCCGTCTGGTTCACCCCCTGGTACGCCTCCCCGATGGTCGACGGCGGCTACGACGTCGCCGACTACCGCGCCATCGACCCGGCCTTCGGTACCCTCGAGGAGGCCGAGAAGCTCATCGCCGAAGCGGCCGAACTGGGCCTGCGCGTCATCGTCGACATCGTCCCCAACCACGTCTCCGACCAGCACGCCTGGTTCCGGGCCGCGCTCGCCGCGGGACCCGGAAGCCCCGAACGCGCCCGCTTCCACTTCCGGCCCGGACGCGGCGAGCACGGCGAACTCCCGCCCAACGACTGGCCGTCCCAGTTCTCCGGGAACACCTGGACCCGCGTCCCCGACGGCGAGTGGTACCTCCACCTCTTCACCCCCGAACAGCCCGACCTCAACTGGTCCCACCCCGACGTCCGCCGGGAACACGAGGACGTGCTCCGCTTCTGGTTCGAGCGGGGCGTCGCCGGCGTACGGATCGACTCCGCCGCCCTCCTCACCAAGGACCCTGGGCTGCGCGACTTCGTCGAGGGCGTCGACCCGCACCCGTACATCGACCAGGACGAGATCCACGACATCTACCGCTCCTGGCGGGCCATCGCCGACGAGTACGGCGGCGTCTTCGTCGGCGAGGTCTGGCTCCCCGACGCCGAACGCTTCGCCCGCTACCTCCGCCCCGACGAACTCCACACCGCCTTCAACTTCAACTTCCTCGCCTGCCCCTGGGAGCCCGACCGGCTGCGCTCCGTCATCGACGCCACCCTCGCCGAGCACGCCCCCGTCAAGGCCCCCGCCACCTGGGTGCTGTGCAACCACGACGTGACCCGCACCGCCACCCGCTACGGCCGCGAGGACACTGGCTTCGACTTCGCCAAGAAGCGCTTCGGCACCCCCACCGACCTGGAGCTCGGCACCCGCCGCGCCCGCGCGGCCGCCCTCCTCACCCTCGCTCTGCCCGGCTCCGTCTACCTCTACCAGGGCGAGGAACTGGGCCTTCCCGAGGCCGACATCCCGCTGGACCGCATCCAGGACCCCATGCACTTCCGCTCCGGCGGCACCGACCCCGGCCGCGACGGCTGCCGCGTCCCCCTCCCCTGGGAGGCCGACGCCCCCTCGTACGGCTTCGGCTCCGGTGGTACGGAGCCCTGGCTACCGCAGCCCGCCGACTGGGCCCGCTACGCAGTCGACTGCCAGGCCGCCGACCCCGGCTCCATGCTGACGCTCTACCGCACCGCCCTGGAGCTGCGCCGCACGGAGGTCGGACTTGGAGACGGACCCATGGGATGGCTGCCATCGCCCGAGGGTGTGCTGAGTTTCGCCCGCGCGGAGAACCTTCTCTGCGTCGTCAACCTTGCCGGCCACGCCGTACCCCTTCCGCCGCACACCGATGTCCTGCTCGCCAGCGACGAGCTGCCGGCGGACGGCACCCTCCCCCCGGACACCGCCGTCTGGCTGCGTACCTGA
- a CDS encoding carbohydrate ABC transporter permease codes for MSAPSLTPSKADPVRPAPPRERKRAPASGGFTRALRRNFTAHGFLIGAVLCFGVFSWYPMVREFFLAFQKTEGGRTTWVGLDNLITVVNDPAFWQAWGNTALFTVLALVFGFVVPFLIAVVINEFHHGQGYLRLLVYLPVMLPPVASVLLFKYLYDPGYGLLNELFTSIGLPEQQWLQDPDISMVAVVIASTWMNMGGATLIYLASLQSIPGELYEAAELDGAGLLRKIWHVTIPQTRLILSLMALMQVIATMQVFVEPFLLTGGAGPEGSTTTVVYLIYQYAFNFNNYGAAAALGLLLLVLLAGFSAVYVKLSRAEDE; via the coding sequence ATGTCGGCCCCCAGCCTGACCCCGAGCAAGGCGGATCCCGTCCGCCCCGCCCCGCCGCGTGAGAGGAAGCGCGCGCCCGCCTCGGGCGGTTTCACCCGTGCCCTGCGGCGCAATTTCACCGCTCACGGCTTCCTCATCGGCGCGGTCCTCTGCTTCGGCGTCTTCTCCTGGTACCCGATGGTCCGGGAGTTCTTCCTCGCCTTCCAGAAGACCGAAGGCGGCCGTACGACCTGGGTGGGTCTCGACAACCTGATCACGGTCGTCAACGACCCGGCCTTCTGGCAGGCCTGGGGCAACACCGCCCTGTTCACCGTCCTCGCGCTCGTCTTCGGCTTCGTAGTGCCCTTCCTCATCGCGGTCGTCATCAACGAGTTCCACCACGGGCAGGGCTACCTCCGCCTGCTCGTCTACCTGCCGGTGATGCTGCCGCCGGTCGCTTCGGTCCTGCTCTTCAAGTACCTGTACGACCCCGGCTACGGCCTCCTCAACGAGCTGTTCACCTCGATCGGCCTGCCCGAGCAGCAGTGGCTTCAGGACCCGGACATCTCGATGGTCGCGGTCGTCATCGCCTCGACCTGGATGAACATGGGCGGCGCCACCCTGATCTACCTCGCCTCGCTCCAGTCCATCCCCGGCGAGCTGTACGAGGCCGCCGAGTTGGACGGTGCCGGTCTGCTGCGCAAGATCTGGCACGTCACCATCCCGCAGACCCGCCTCATCCTGTCGCTGATGGCGCTCATGCAGGTCATCGCCACGATGCAGGTCTTCGTAGAGCCGTTCCTGCTCACCGGCGGCGCGGGACCCGAGGGCTCGACGACCACGGTCGTCTACCTCATCTACCAGTACGCCTTCAACTTCAACAACTACGGTGCCGCGGCGGCGCTCGGCCTGCTCCTGCTCGTACTCCTGGCCGGCTTCTCGGCGGTGTACGTCAAGCTCAGCCGCGCCGAGGACGAGTAG
- a CDS encoding DUF1996 domain-containing protein: MRSSPKRLPALLLGTALIASVLGIGTIASAAGTDSGIPPAVAAADAHSGHTMAVSTQASGDDPDGDGYIPAVPQVTGVVPSTATPPPAYHHEFQAGCSVTHTAPDDPIVYPGQFGKSHDHTFMGNTSTNAASTTGSLYGGNTTCKAPADASAYWMPSLYKGDQKILPVGPQVIYYKAGVTDYRSVRPFPKGLRFVVGNPMQSAQEFRAHKGFVEGWECGDSFFNTDIPASCPSRPDVQLNLRMQAPSCWDGKYLDTPNHQSHMAYPVVKPGTNDNMCPASHPVALPMIEFKMAWPVNGDMSQVRLASGRGYSFHYDFFNAWEERTLKALVDHCIVGGLQCDTRGFDLYRPERGAVLNADHRLP, encoded by the coding sequence ATGAGATCGAGTCCGAAAAGGCTCCCCGCACTCCTCCTCGGTACGGCCCTCATCGCCAGCGTCCTCGGCATCGGCACCATCGCCTCCGCCGCGGGCACAGACAGCGGCATCCCTCCCGCCGTCGCCGCGGCCGACGCTCACAGCGGACACACCATGGCCGTGTCTACCCAGGCGTCGGGCGACGACCCCGACGGAGACGGCTACATCCCGGCCGTACCCCAGGTCACCGGCGTCGTCCCCTCCACGGCCACCCCGCCCCCGGCCTACCATCACGAGTTCCAGGCCGGCTGCTCCGTCACCCACACCGCCCCGGACGACCCGATCGTCTACCCGGGCCAGTTCGGCAAGTCCCACGACCACACGTTCATGGGCAACACCTCCACCAACGCCGCCAGCACCACCGGCTCGCTCTACGGAGGGAACACCACCTGCAAGGCGCCCGCGGACGCCTCCGCCTACTGGATGCCCTCGCTGTACAAGGGCGACCAGAAGATCCTGCCCGTCGGCCCACAGGTCATCTACTACAAGGCGGGCGTGACCGACTACAGGAGCGTGCGGCCCTTCCCCAAGGGTCTGCGGTTCGTCGTCGGCAACCCCATGCAGAGCGCGCAGGAGTTCCGGGCCCACAAGGGCTTCGTCGAGGGCTGGGAATGCGGTGACAGCTTCTTCAACACCGACATCCCGGCGAGCTGCCCGAGCCGGCCCGACGTCCAGCTCAACCTGCGCATGCAGGCCCCCAGTTGCTGGGACGGAAAGTACCTCGACACCCCGAACCACCAGAGCCACATGGCCTACCCGGTGGTCAAGCCCGGCACCAACGACAACATGTGCCCGGCCTCCCACCCGGTCGCCCTGCCGATGATCGAGTTCAAGATGGCGTGGCCGGTCAACGGCGACATGAGCCAGGTCCGCCTCGCCAGCGGGCGCGGCTACTCCTTCCACTACGACTTCTTCAACGCGTGGGAGGAGCGCACCCTCAAGGCCCTGGTCGACCACTGCATCGTCGGCGGCCTGCAGTGCGACACCCGGGGCTTCGACCTGTACCGCCCCGAACGCGGTGCCGTGCTGAACGCCGACCACCGCCTGCCCTGA
- a CDS encoding alpha/beta hydrolase family protein, with protein sequence MAWLAETLAAAGFLAVSVEHHGNNFVDGYLPQGFAFEWERPRDLSFALDVITAEQALGRVGAAGFSSGGCTSAALTGARIDSGVLRAVLDGRARMPELPEFPGLLEALGTSVPGEQLTQALAEAGQDHGDHRVRAAFLICPAIGEMITAESLECVDRPVEIRWGDADTITPPEENALRYLNLIPAAGGRSVGTDVQHHHFLGGNPEGAETRRRVASEAVEFFRAHLCTGQGE encoded by the coding sequence ATGGCATGGCTGGCCGAAACGCTGGCGGCGGCCGGGTTCCTCGCAGTCTCGGTGGAACACCACGGCAACAACTTCGTGGACGGCTATCTCCCGCAGGGCTTCGCCTTCGAATGGGAACGACCCCGAGATCTGTCGTTCGCCCTGGATGTGATCACTGCGGAGCAAGCGCTGGGCAGGGTCGGGGCAGCGGGGTTCTCGTCCGGCGGGTGCACCAGCGCAGCCCTCACGGGCGCACGGATCGACAGCGGTGTGCTGCGGGCCGTACTGGACGGGCGCGCCCGGATGCCGGAGCTACCCGAGTTTCCCGGCTTGCTGGAAGCCCTCGGCACGTCGGTTCCCGGCGAGCAACTGACACAGGCGCTCGCGGAAGCAGGCCAGGATCACGGGGATCATCGGGTACGCGCCGCGTTCCTCATCTGCCCGGCGATCGGCGAGATGATCACCGCGGAGAGCCTGGAGTGCGTCGACCGCCCGGTGGAGATCAGGTGGGGTGACGCCGATACCATCACGCCCCCGGAGGAGAACGCGCTGCGCTACCTCAACCTCATCCCTGCCGCCGGCGGCCGTTCGGTCGGCACTGACGTGCAGCACCACCATTTCCTCGGCGGCAACCCGGAAGGCGCGGAGACCCGTCGCCGAGTGGCCTCCGAGGCGGTGGAGTTCTTCCGCGCGCACCTGTGTACCGGACAGGGGGAATAG
- a CDS encoding carbohydrate ABC transporter permease, with translation MSTRTLISPAVLARPRGKALYWTVFAAVTLLFTLVFLGPLYWLVSSGFKDAQEVIQTPPTLVPGTFEPENYTRAWEVMDLATLLFNTLYYAFGALAFQLVFDVAAAYSLSKLRPVFGKAILGMMLATLMIPATVLVVPQYLTVLDVPVIERNLLNTPWAIWLPAVTNAFNIFLLKRFFDSIPKELLDAASMDGASPTRVLWSIVLPISRPILGVVSIFAVVGVWKDFLWPMLTLPDPSKQTLNVGIYSLSNGVPVNVLIAALTIASVPTLLIFLVFQRNIMSGLTAGGLKG, from the coding sequence ATGTCCACACGTACACTCATCTCACCGGCCGTCCTCGCCAGGCCCCGCGGCAAGGCCCTCTACTGGACCGTCTTCGCCGCCGTCACCCTACTGTTCACCCTGGTCTTCCTCGGCCCTCTGTACTGGCTCGTCTCCAGCGGGTTCAAGGACGCCCAGGAGGTCATCCAAACCCCGCCGACCCTGGTTCCCGGCACCTTCGAGCCGGAGAACTACACCCGGGCCTGGGAGGTCATGGACCTCGCCACCCTCCTCTTCAACACCCTGTACTACGCCTTCGGCGCCCTCGCCTTCCAACTGGTCTTCGACGTGGCGGCCGCCTACTCGCTGTCGAAGCTGCGGCCCGTCTTCGGCAAGGCGATCCTCGGCATGATGCTGGCCACGCTGATGATCCCGGCGACCGTGCTCGTCGTGCCGCAGTACCTGACGGTGCTCGACGTGCCGGTCATCGAGCGCAACCTGCTCAACACCCCGTGGGCGATCTGGCTGCCAGCCGTCACCAACGCCTTCAACATCTTCCTGCTGAAGCGGTTCTTCGACTCCATCCCGAAGGAGCTGCTCGACGCAGCCTCGATGGACGGGGCCTCGCCCACGCGGGTCCTGTGGTCGATTGTCCTGCCGATCTCCCGGCCGATCCTCGGGGTGGTCTCGATCTTCGCGGTCGTGGGGGTGTGGAAGGACTTCCTCTGGCCGATGCTCACCCTGCCCGACCCGTCGAAGCAGACCCTCAACGTCGGCATCTACTCGCTGTCCAACGGAGTCCCGGTCAATGTGCTGATCGCCGCCCTGACCATCGCCTCCGTTCCCACGCTGCTGATCTTCCTGGTCTTCCAGCGCAACATCATGAGCGGCCTGACCGCCGGCGGCCTCAAGGGCTGA
- a CDS encoding glycoside hydrolase family 3 C-terminal domain-containing protein, whose amino-acid sequence MTDDVIDLMLQKLDLTQKVRLLSGATTWRTADEPAVELRQMVMSDGPAGVRGEAWDERRTSALLPSASAIGALWDEELVERLGGLLASEAARKGVDIVLAPTLNLHRTPRGGRHFECYSEDPELTGRTGAALIRGIQAAGAAATAKHYVANDSETERMHVDVRVSERVLREVYLAPFEAAVDAGVWLVMAGYNSVNGATMTANSLLAEPLKGDWGFDGVVVSDWGALRSTTGPALAALDLAMPGPQGPWEAELAQAVKDGLVPEEIIDDKVRRLLRLAHRLHALGPRRPRRGPAYTSRDTRKLLRRTVAAGSVLLSNRGVLPLDRAALSTVAVIGAHAASPRVQGGGSAGVFDSGTVTPLDGIRARLRGHARVVHVPGPSLGVPPAPLDPDRCNNPRSGQPGVLLRLLDAGGDELYAEHRLSGRQLEPPVVPGARTVEVSALIRAEAMGEWTFGVAGFGRMSLTLDDRIVLDGEFPCTTDDPAVVHVTPPLHTAQATISTRQPVHLVARRELVPGAGRAVIVAAAPPEHEASAALAEAVEAARNADAVIMVVGTTEHTETEGHDRTDLSLGGHQNALVRAVAAVNPRTVAVVNSGGPVELPWREEVGAVLLSWFPGQEAGSGLADMLFGLVEPGGRLPTTWAASLPDAPVTRSQPVEGRLDYEEGLHIGYRAWVRAESEPAYWFGHGEGYTTWEYGPVSAPAQVTEGNPFTVSVRLRNTGARSGREVVQVYLARPDSAVERPDLWFAGYAAVQAEPGASATAVVDVPARALRHWSEEARAWRTEAGAYRIMVGRSAGHLVWHGNLSVQEPW is encoded by the coding sequence ATGACCGACGACGTGATCGACCTGATGCTGCAGAAGCTCGATCTGACTCAGAAGGTACGGCTGCTGAGCGGTGCCACCACCTGGCGGACCGCCGACGAGCCGGCCGTCGAGCTGCGTCAGATGGTCATGTCCGACGGCCCTGCCGGCGTGCGAGGAGAGGCGTGGGACGAACGGCGCACCTCCGCGCTGCTGCCGTCGGCGTCCGCGATCGGCGCGCTGTGGGACGAGGAGCTGGTCGAGCGGCTGGGTGGTCTGCTCGCCTCGGAAGCGGCCCGCAAGGGTGTGGACATCGTCCTCGCCCCCACGCTCAACCTGCACCGCACTCCGCGGGGCGGCCGGCACTTCGAGTGCTACTCGGAGGATCCGGAGCTGACGGGCCGTACCGGTGCGGCGCTGATCCGGGGCATCCAGGCGGCCGGGGCGGCGGCCACGGCCAAGCACTACGTCGCCAACGATTCCGAGACCGAGCGCATGCATGTCGACGTACGGGTCTCCGAGCGGGTACTCAGGGAGGTGTACCTCGCTCCGTTCGAGGCGGCCGTCGACGCGGGCGTGTGGCTGGTCATGGCCGGATACAACAGCGTGAACGGCGCCACCATGACCGCAAACAGCCTTCTCGCCGAGCCGCTCAAGGGCGACTGGGGCTTCGACGGGGTGGTCGTCTCGGATTGGGGCGCGCTCCGTTCGACGACGGGTCCCGCGCTCGCCGCACTCGACCTGGCGATGCCCGGACCGCAGGGACCGTGGGAAGCGGAACTGGCCCAGGCGGTGAAGGACGGCCTCGTCCCCGAGGAGATCATCGACGACAAGGTGCGGCGCCTGCTGAGGCTCGCCCACCGCCTTCACGCCCTCGGTCCGCGCCGGCCCCGGCGCGGACCGGCGTACACATCCCGCGACACACGCAAGCTGCTGCGCCGGACGGTGGCCGCCGGATCGGTACTCCTGAGCAACCGCGGGGTGCTGCCGCTGGACCGGGCCGCCCTGTCGACCGTCGCGGTCATCGGCGCACACGCCGCGTCCCCGCGGGTGCAGGGTGGTGGCAGCGCCGGCGTCTTCGACTCGGGCACGGTCACGCCCCTCGACGGAATCCGTGCCCGACTGCGCGGACATGCCCGCGTCGTGCACGTACCCGGCCCTTCCCTGGGCGTACCCCCGGCCCCTCTCGACCCCGACCGATGCAACAACCCCAGGTCGGGGCAGCCCGGAGTGCTGCTGCGGCTCCTCGACGCGGGCGGCGACGAGCTGTACGCGGAACACCGCTTGTCAGGGCGGCAGTTGGAACCGCCGGTCGTTCCCGGCGCGCGTACCGTGGAGGTCAGCGCGTTGATCAGGGCGGAGGCGATGGGGGAGTGGACCTTCGGCGTCGCCGGCTTCGGACGCATGTCGCTCACGCTTGACGACCGGATCGTGCTGGACGGTGAGTTCCCCTGCACCACCGACGACCCTGCCGTCGTCCACGTGACCCCGCCCCTGCACACCGCGCAGGCGACGATCAGCACACGACAGCCCGTCCATCTGGTGGCCCGGCGTGAACTGGTCCCGGGAGCCGGGCGGGCCGTGATCGTCGCGGCGGCGCCCCCGGAGCACGAGGCCTCGGCCGCGCTCGCCGAGGCGGTGGAAGCAGCCCGGAACGCGGACGCGGTGATCATGGTGGTCGGCACCACCGAGCACACCGAGACCGAAGGACACGACCGCACGGATCTCTCCCTGGGCGGACACCAGAACGCGCTCGTCCGCGCCGTGGCAGCGGTCAACCCGCGCACCGTCGCCGTGGTCAACAGCGGCGGCCCGGTGGAGCTTCCGTGGCGGGAGGAGGTGGGTGCGGTCCTGCTCTCCTGGTTTCCCGGACAGGAGGCCGGTTCCGGTCTCGCCGACATGCTCTTCGGACTCGTCGAGCCCGGCGGCCGGCTTCCGACGACCTGGGCGGCCTCACTCCCGGACGCACCCGTCACCCGCTCACAGCCGGTCGAAGGCCGACTCGACTACGAGGAAGGTCTGCACATCGGCTACCGCGCCTGGGTGCGCGCCGAGAGTGAACCCGCCTACTGGTTCGGGCACGGCGAGGGGTACACCACGTGGGAGTACGGGCCGGTGAGCGCCCCGGCGCAGGTGACGGAAGGCAACCCGTTCACCGTCAGCGTCCGGCTGCGCAACACGGGCGCGAGGTCCGGTCGCGAGGTGGTGCAGGTGTACCTGGCGCGCCCGGACTCCGCTGTGGAGCGACCGGACCTCTGGTTCGCCGGCTACGCCGCCGTCCAGGCAGAGCCCGGTGCCTCGGCGACCGCCGTAGTGGACGTGCCGGCACGCGCACTGCGGCACTGGTCCGAGGAAGCCCGGGCCTGGCGCACGGAGGCAGGGGCATACCGAATCATGGTGGGGCGTTCCGCCGGCCACCTGGTATGGCACGGGAACCTGAGCGTCCAGGAGCCCTGGTGA
- a CDS encoding extracellular solute-binding protein has protein sequence MRSARFRRSRRAAAITLVSALSLTALAACGTSSSNDNSSDGTQQNGSSDPTLPLDPKTKVTLTIDCMPPTAKAAELKEWKEDVAEFNKTYPNITIEGRSTPGQCLEPPRFTAMLKAKSQPDVFYTYFTDLPQVLDNDGAADITDYVHPKSVPLLKDIDPNVLNSLKHDGKLYGLPTSNYTMGLLINRKLFKDAGLNPDAPPRTWEEVRAAAKKIAGLGKGIAGFGEYSAGNTGGWHFTAQMYSLGGDIVDASGTKAAFNNELGKQVAKNLHAMRWEDDSMGKTQLLKWGDLQKQIATDKLGMFLAAPDDIAYMVQQLGAKYENFGMGPIPGGKNTLAGGNNYMIKKGISPDKIKAAIAWLNFKNLTVGKGQFDWARTKADGLPVGIPQPNFWLNDSKTKDDAARVEHATMPVENFKAFMDNPVAGKAEPPKAQEVYKVLDNVMSGILTNKNADIDKLLATAEAQVNQVLANQ, from the coding sequence ATGAGAAGTGCCCGGTTCCGCCGCAGTCGTCGTGCCGCCGCGATCACCCTCGTCTCCGCACTGTCGCTGACCGCGCTCGCCGCCTGCGGCACGAGCAGCAGCAACGACAACAGCAGCGATGGAACCCAGCAAAACGGTTCCTCGGATCCCACGCTGCCGCTGGACCCGAAGACCAAGGTGACGCTCACGATCGACTGCATGCCGCCCACGGCGAAGGCGGCCGAGCTCAAGGAGTGGAAGGAGGACGTCGCCGAGTTCAACAAGACGTACCCGAACATCACCATCGAGGGACGCTCCACGCCCGGCCAGTGCCTGGAGCCGCCGCGCTTCACCGCGATGCTCAAGGCCAAGTCGCAGCCGGACGTCTTCTACACCTACTTCACCGACCTGCCGCAGGTCCTGGACAACGACGGCGCCGCCGACATCACCGACTACGTCCACCCGAAGTCGGTCCCGCTGCTCAAGGACATCGACCCGAACGTCCTCAACTCCCTCAAGCACGACGGCAAGCTCTACGGCCTGCCCACCAGCAACTACACGATGGGCCTGCTGATCAACCGCAAGCTCTTCAAGGACGCCGGCCTGAATCCGGACGCCCCGCCGCGCACCTGGGAGGAAGTCCGCGCCGCCGCCAAGAAGATCGCCGGCCTCGGCAAGGGCATAGCCGGCTTCGGCGAGTACAGCGCCGGAAACACCGGCGGCTGGCACTTCACCGCGCAGATGTACAGCCTCGGCGGCGACATCGTGGACGCGTCCGGCACGAAGGCCGCGTTCAACAACGAGCTCGGCAAGCAGGTCGCGAAGAACCTCCACGCCATGAGGTGGGAGGACGACAGCATGGGTAAGACCCAGCTGCTGAAGTGGGGCGACCTGCAGAAGCAGATCGCCACCGACAAGCTCGGCATGTTCCTCGCCGCCCCCGACGACATCGCGTACATGGTCCAGCAGTTGGGCGCGAAGTACGAGAACTTCGGCATGGGCCCGATCCCCGGCGGCAAGAACACGCTGGCCGGCGGCAACAACTACATGATCAAGAAGGGCATCTCGCCCGACAAGATCAAGGCCGCGATCGCCTGGCTCAACTTCAAGAACCTCACCGTCGGCAAGGGTCAGTTCGACTGGGCCCGCACCAAGGCCGACGGCCTGCCGGTCGGTATCCCGCAGCCGAACTTCTGGCTGAACGACTCCAAGACGAAGGACGACGCCGCCCGCGTGGAGCACGCCACCATGCCGGTCGAGAACTTCAAGGCGTTCATGGACAACCCCGTCGCGGGCAAGGCCGAGCCGCCGAAGGCCCAGGAGGTCTACAAGGTACTGGACAACGTGATGTCCGGCATTCTCACCAACAAGAACGCCGACATCGACAAGCTCCTGGCCACCGCCGAGGCACAGGTCAACCAGGTCCTCGCCAACCAGTGA